The sequence CAGTGAGTGACCTTCATAGTCCGCATTCTCCAGCCGGCAAATGACGGAGGCCGTAGTACTTACCAGCTTAGCCAGTTGGCGTTGCGTCAACCCGGCCTGGACGCGCAGGGCGGCAATTTGCCGGGCCACACTGTCGTTGGCGCGCGCTTCCTCAAGCGCCGCGAGCCGTTCGGGTCTGCCTTTGTAATAGCGACGGTGGAGAATTTCCACGGCATCGGTGGTGGCCGATTTCTTGGTTTTAGGCATCGTCACACCTCCTGGTAGGTATGCTGCTCCGGCGCCCGCTCAAACTTGTGCTTCCGCCGGAGCGCTTCATTGAAGTCGCGTGTCGGCACCACACGCTCTTTGAGCAGACCATGGGCGAGAACAGCGGCAACCTTCCCGTGAAAGAAATACAGGATTCGGTAATTCACCCCC comes from Candidatus Methylomirabilis limnetica and encodes:
- a CDS encoding helix-turn-helix transcriptional regulator, with product MPKTKKSATTDAVEILHRRYYKGRPERLAALEEARANDSVARQIAALRVQAGLTQRQLAKLVSTTASVICRLENADYEGHSLAMLNRIAAALNQRVEIHFVQADKQVQHA